ACAGAGTTTGAATGAAATTTTCTTCGATGCAAAGGGGCTATTTTCCCTTTTCCCTCATGGGTGTCGGCATAGATTTCGAGAATCAGACCGCCTTCCTTTGTGTTCGAAAAGTGAAGCATCACAGGTTGCAATGCCCCGTCTTGGTTGCGGTACCCTGTTGCTAATGTAAACGAACTTTCTTTATTTAGATCGAAGATTTGTTGTGCAAATCGTTCGGAAAGTTCATCCAGCGCTTTTGTTTGATTTTTAGAGTCCAGAGCATGCTCGATTTTTTTTGCGTTGATGATCAGACCCCCAATCTCTTTTTCGAGCTCCTTTTTTTCCCCTTTTCGAATGCTCCCTGCAGAACTGAGCCATTGTTTACCATTTTCCAAGCTTTTCCTTAAGGCGCGGAAATCTTGTTTGACCGTCTCTCTATGCGTGCGCTGTTTCAACTCTTTTGAAGGATATGTCGGCTGGTAAAAAAGATTAGCGATTGCCTGAAAGAAATCCCTGATAGAGTTGACAAACGATTTTGTCTTGATCCTTTCTTGAACCACAACAAGTGAATCTTCTTCTTTTTCTCGTTTGACAATGTGAAATTTGTCTGCATGATCAATCACGACGGAAAATTCATACTCTCCGAGAACCTCAATACGCATGTGATGGTCTTTGTTAGTCGATAACGAAACATTATTGTTGATGACGCTGGCAATGAACTCTTTCTGCGTCAAACTTAAGTTTTTCCGCTTCCCTGACTGCTCGACGCTTTCGTAGCGGATCTTGCACGGCTTCTCGCTTTCGGTCTGCTTTAAAAGTTCTTCCCTTCGAGGGTTATACTCGAATTCACCTAAAGACATCTCTATCTCCCATTAAATAACCTTTTCGATTTTAATTATAACAGATAATTTTTTAATTTAAATTTTTTATTTGATTTTTGATAAGAAATTAAGGCTAAGAATAAAAAAGCGATATACCGATTTTTAGCTGGTAATTTTTTGAAGAATACACTATAAACACATGGTAGCCAATAATTTTGACTTGAACTGATCTATGTTAAATAGTATGACGGCCTATGGACGCGCCGAAAAAAAATCGGATTTTGGAAATGTCGTTGTAGAAATACAGTCTGTGAACCGAAAATTTCTCGATCTGGCCATTTCTCTTCCGAAAGAGTTCTCTTCGCTCGATGTTCCGGTGCGTCATCGAATATCTTCTTTGATCAAAAGGGGGAAGGTCAATGTTAAAGTTTTTGTCGAGTGTTGTGGAGAAACTCCGGTGACTGTCAGGCCAAACCTTCCTTTGGTTCGCCAGATTAAAGAGGCATGGGAACTGATGGAAAAAGATCTCCATGTCGTTTGCGGGATCGATTTGAAAACCCTCTTGCAAATGCCCGATGTCTTCCAATTCTCAACAGAGGGAAAGTCTGAGGAGAAGTGGAATCTGTTGATCCATGAAGCTTTAGACGAAGCGCTTGCAAATGCGGCTGAAATGAAGCAAAAGGAAGGATTTGCGATTCAGCAGGACTTCGAGTCCCGTTTGAAGACCTTGAGGAATGCACTCGAAGAGATTCAAGTGTTTTGTCCGGAAGTTAAGGCGAGGAATAAGGAAAAGCTTAAGCAAACGTTATCGGAAGTGATGGATGAGGGAAAAGAGTTTGAAGAGCGTTTGCTTCGGGAGGCGTGCCTATTTGCAGAAAAAGTGGATATTGAGGAGGAAATCACCCGCCTCACTTCTCATCTGAAGCAATTTGACGAGAGAATGAAAAGCAGTAGCGAACCGGTGGGGAAAATATTGGAATTTTTGCTTCAGGAGATGCTTAGAGAAGTGAATACAATCGGTTCGAAAGCGCAGGATTTGCGAATTTCCAATCTCGTTGTACAGATGAAAACAGAGGTTGAGCGGATCAGGGAGCAGCTGCAGAATGTCGAGTAAATTGCTTGGAAACCGTGAAAAAGGGCTTGTCTTTATCGTCAGCGCTCCTGCAGGAACGGGAAAAACGACATTGACCCAAATGCTCGTTGATGAGTTTCCTTGCGTTGTGGAAAGCATATCGTATACGACGCGGGAAAAGCGTGAAGAGGAGGTGGACGGCGTCCATTACCGATTCATCACCCGCGAGAAATTTGAGGAAAAAATTCAAGCCGGAGAGTTTCTAGAGTATGCTGATATTTACGGAGACCTTTACGGCACTTCAAAAAAGTGGGTGGAAAGCAGATTGGAGAAGGGGCTTCATGTCGTTTTGGTGATCGATACGCAAGGAGCTTTGAAGCTTAAATCGCGCTATCCTGCAACCTATATTTTTATTAGCCCTCCATCTTTTGAAGAGCTGCGGCGGCGGCTTTTGGAGAGAAGAACCGAAAGCGACGAAGTGATTGCAAAAAGGCTGGCATGGGCAAAGAAAGAGGTGGAAAAAAAGAATGAGTACGATTACTGGCTAGTGAACAATGACTTGGAAACTGCTTATCAGGTGTTGAGAAGCATTGTTATTGCCGAGGAATACAAAATTAAAAAAGTTAAGAAAGGAGTCTAAATGGACATCATCGATCATTTGACAAACGAGAAGATCAGCAAAAATTTCAACAATCAATTCGATCTCGTCAATTATGCGATCAAGCTCGCAGCAAATATGATTCAAACAGGCCGTGAACCGCGTGTGAAAATGAATACGGAGAATCCTGCATTATTGATATTGGAAGAGATTATCGAAGGGAAGGATACGTTTGTTGAAGTTTCAGCGAAAAAGGAACAGAAGAATTTCAAAGAGATAGAATTAGAACGTGTTAAGGAAAAAGTAGAAGAGGAAGCCGACGATTCAGAATTGTTGGAAGACGAGGAGGAAACTCAAGAAGTCCTGTCTTAAATCATGTTGATTGTTGCTGTTACCTATCAGGAGATTGTTTATTTTGGGGCTTTACTTGTCCTGGTTCTGATTGGGTTGATAGCCGTTTCTATTTTTAATTGGTGGGTTTCCCGCAATCCGACCTGTCCCTCTCCTTATACAGGAAGTCCGTTGAGGAGAGGTTCTGACATTCATTGGATAACGGCGGAAAAGGTGCTCCGTTTTTTGTACGATAGGCATGAGTATCACAATCGGATGTTTGATTTGAGAAAAGCCGCCATTTGCCGGGAAACCGGACGCATTTTTCCCGATGCAGTGAACTGGTATGGCACGATCAAAGTTGACTGGAGTTTCATTTCCAAACGTTATCCGGGAGATTTTGTTTCCTGGGGGAGTTTAGCGGAAGTCCAACAGCTGCATATCGTGGACATGCATGAATCGATGGAGGGATTTCAGACAGAGTTTTCCTCTTCGACCCCTTCTCCGAGGAACA
This genomic window from Waddlia chondrophila WSU 86-1044 contains:
- the gmk gene encoding guanylate kinase, which encodes MSSKLLGNREKGLVFIVSAPAGTGKTTLTQMLVDEFPCVVESISYTTREKREEEVDGVHYRFITREKFEEKIQAGEFLEYADIYGDLYGTSKKWVESRLEKGLHVVLVIDTQGALKLKSRYPATYIFISPPSFEELRRRLLERRTESDEVIAKRLAWAKKEVEKKNEYDYWLVNNDLETAYQVLRSIVIAEEYKIKKVKKGV
- a CDS encoding YicC/YloC family endoribonuclease — encoded protein: MTAYGRAEKKSDFGNVVVEIQSVNRKFLDLAISLPKEFSSLDVPVRHRISSLIKRGKVNVKVFVECCGETPVTVRPNLPLVRQIKEAWELMEKDLHVVCGIDLKTLLQMPDVFQFSTEGKSEEKWNLLIHEALDEALANAAEMKQKEGFAIQQDFESRLKTLRNALEEIQVFCPEVKARNKEKLKQTLSEVMDEGKEFEERLLREACLFAEKVDIEEEITRLTSHLKQFDERMKSSSEPVGKILEFLLQEMLREVNTIGSKAQDLRISNLVVQMKTEVERIREQLQNVE
- a CDS encoding DNA-directed RNA polymerase subunit omega, with the protein product MDIIDHLTNEKISKNFNNQFDLVNYAIKLAANMIQTGREPRVKMNTENPALLILEEIIEGKDTFVEVSAKKEQKNFKEIELERVKEKVEEEADDSELLEDEEETQEVLS